CTCAAGTGCTGCCGTCTCTGTTCccaacatattaaataaatagtgCTACTTTCATTACCTCAGGAGAGCCTTGGGGTTGTACCTGGGAGTAAAACGGACACGCGATAAGGGTTCCTAGGAATAAACCATAACCAGGCCCGGGAGCTACGCTAACACCAAACGCCGAGCATTGAGACACTCAGCACCCACTCCGCGCCTTGGTGGCAGCCGTCCACGCCGTCAGTGCCTGGCGGTTTCCGCGGGGCTCACCCTCCACTCGCCACGCCCCTCCGCCCGCGGCGCACCCCGCGCACCGTGCCCGGGCAGCCCACCTCACGCACCGCTTTCCTCTCCGTCCAGCGCTCGCTGCAGCCGGGCCGTCTCGCAGTCCAGCGTGCTGGCCAGAGACCGCAGCTTCCCACAGAAGCTCCGGATAGGGTCCATGCTGAGCACACCCGGGAAGGACTCCAGGCGTAGGCGGACAACACCGCTCACCTCACAGCCTCCCGCCACTAGTTTGAATCGGCGCCGAACGCGCCCTCGGCTCTGCGCAGACGCAGTTCTCTCTCGCGAGAGCTGAAGTCTCTCGCCGAGGCGCCAGGAGACCCCGCGAGACGGGTACGCTTACGCCGCAGCGTCTGCCGGCGGCCGCGGAGTCCTGAGCAACCGGCGGGTGAGTACTTGCGCGAATTCAGTCCTGTAGGAAGCGCCTTCTTCGCCTGCTGGCCTTAGCTGGGCTCCCCGCTTCTCTGGAGGGGAGGCGGTGCGGGAACTCCCGTAGGCGTGAGCTGGAGCGCGCGCCCGCTGCTCTCTCCAGGTCCGGCCGTGCCATTTCGCGTCCGCAAAGCCCGTCCCTCTGTTCCGCAGGCACCATGTTCCTGACTGCGCTCCTCTGCCGCAACCGCATTCCTGGCCGTCAGTGGATCGGGAAGCACCGGCGGCCGCGGTTCGTGTCGTTGCGCGCCAAGCAGAACATGATCCGCCGCCTGGAGATCGAGGCGGAGAACCACTACTGGCTGAGCATGCCCTACATGACCAGGGAGCAGGAGCGCGGCCACGCCGCGGTGCGCAGGAGGGAGGCCTTCGAGGCCTTAAAGGCGGCCGCCACTTCCAAGTTCCCCCCGCATAGATTCATTGCGGACCAGCTCGACCATCTCAATGTTACCAAGAAATGGTCCTAACCCTTGGATTTTATGGATCACGGGGCTGCCCATCTTTACCTGGTCCAGGAACTGAAAAACTGTAGCTACTGTGAAAATGAGCCTTTGGACCAGtctttattaaaacaaacaaacatgagtAGTCTGCATATAGAATATCTAGGGCTCTAAACCCTCTAATACTTAAAAGTGTAATCGCTGTCCTGTCGTTTCTTTAGTCTGATAGGAAGATAGGGATTTTCTCAGTCACATGATATTTTGAAGGAAAGCTGCAATAAAGCCACAGACTGATTTGAGGTCTGCAAAAGTGTGAGATACTTGATTATGGGTTTATCATGCAACATTAGTTTGCTTACCTTAAGAATTGcccaaaaataaaaggaaatatgagCTTTTTAGTTAAACATACTGCCACAAACATTTTCTGGGATTTTACTACTAAAAGTGGACATTTAAGCGAAgtaaaagaggccgggtgcggtggctcacgcctgtaatcccaacactttgggaggccaaggcaggcagatcacttgaggtcaggagttcaagaccagcctggccaaggtggtaaaaccctgtctctactaatacaaaaaaaaaaaaaattagctgggcatgttggtacaggcttgtaatctcagctacttggaaggctgaggtgggaagatcgcctGAATGAACCTCAtgcctcagaggcagaggttgcagtgaagtggaggttgcagtgagccaagatcatgctactgcactccagcctggtagactgcatctcaaaaaaggaaaataaacgaAGTAAAAGATATTTATCAGAACTGTTACAGGAAGGTGTATTTTGTAGCTATTTAAGGGGGGGTGCTGTAGTGCCTGCATGTAGTCCTAGGTAttcgggaagattgcttgagtccaaattgggcaacatagcgagaccctatccaaaataataataatatatggcCAGtcgggtggctcacacctgtaatcccagcactttgggaggctgaggcgggcagatcacttgaggccaggagttcaagacaagcccagccaacatggtgaaaccctgtctctactgaaaatacgcaaaattagctaggtgtggtgacgagacctgtaatccgagctactcaggaggctgaggcaagagaatcgattgcacccaggaggtggaagctgcagtgagccaagattgtgtcactgcacaccagcctgggcgacagagcaagactccgtctgaaaaagaaaatttaggcggggaaaaaaatcagaactgcCTCTGGGAACAAGAATAAAGGAGAAACCAGGATTAACTGAGAAGAGACACAAAGAACTTTGTCAAAATTGTATGGCTGAGGCCCACAGGGTGGCTCACTTCTTAaacccatcactttgggaggcttaggctcttggatcacctgaggtcaggagttcgagaccagcctggccaacatggtgaaaccctgtctctacaaaaaatataaatattagcaaaaaaataaataaataaataaaaagccaggTGTAGtcgtgcacgcctgtaatcccagctactcaggaggctgaggaaggagaattgctcgaacccaggtggtggaggttgcagtaagccaagatcgtgccactgctctctagcctgcgTGATgggagtgagacgccatctcaaagagaaaaaattatataaataaaaataccttttttgAAAGTATTATGCCATATAATTTACCAGTTGAAGATGTTTGCTttctgaatataataaaaatagtcaAATACTTTGTTACTAAAGACATACTGTATATAGCAGTGTAATACAGCACCCTGTACAATATGCATTTGGTGACACAGTATACAGCACTCTGTATGGTTGGaactattttatatttgaggAAACATTTTAAGGAACTGTCCAAAGTTACAGCCAGTGATGAGAAGGACTTGAGATTGAATTGCTGTATAATATGGAAATCTTGGGTGAGTAtggtcaacaataatttattgtatacttaaaaatagctgaggccaggcacggtggctctcgcctgtgatcccagcacttttgggaggctgagttgggcggaccacaaggtcaggagatcaagagcatcctggccaacatggtgaaaccccatctctcttaaaaaattagctgggcatggtggcacatgcctttaattccagctacttgggaggctgaggcaggaggagaatcgcttgaaccagggagtcagagattgcagtgagctgagattgtgccattgcactccaagctggcgacagcaagactccatctcaaaaaaacaaaaataaataaaaatagctgaaaGATAGCCTGGCGCAGTAGCTAATGCCTgcaatccccacactttgggaaacctaggaattggagaccagctagggcaacatagtgagacctttacaaaaaaattaaaaaattagccaggcccgtggtgtacacctgtagtcctagctgcttgggagactgaggcaggatggcttgagctggggaggttgaggctgcagtgagctgtggttgtgccacgACACTCCAGACTGGACCAccgaggaagaccctgtctcaagaaaaaaatagctaagagactataattggattgtttgtaacacaaagaaaggataagtgCTTGCAGTGATGGATTAACCCCCgccaaaaaagaaatcttgttGACTGTTACACATACATTTAGTAGAAGTTtgcaaaatatatagaaaaaaaattcaacccaTTATTCACTGAGATATTTCTCATTAATGAGataatcttcatttttttggttttaatctccttgtatacatatactttttgaaaatatattgacatattgagcccaggagcttga
This Piliocolobus tephrosceles isolate RC106 chromosome X, ASM277652v3, whole genome shotgun sequence DNA region includes the following protein-coding sequences:
- the MRPL57 gene encoding ribosomal protein 63, mitochondrial — protein: MFLTALLCRNRIPGRQWIGKHRRPRFVSLRAKQNMIRRLEIEAENHYWLSMPYMTREQERGHAAVRRREAFEALKAAATSKFPPHRFIADQLDHLNVTKKWS